Below is a window of Verrucomicrobiota bacterium DNA.
TGATGGAGTCCACTGACCGCGAGCAGCGCCGGGATGGCGGCCATCGGGGCGTTGATGCCCCGGTCGGTCAGAATGAGCACATTGACGCCCGCGGCAATCGCCTCGTCGGCTTTGGCAAAAATCTCCTCCATGACCCGTTCGACGCCGTCCGCGCCTTCGGCGACCGGATAGAGGATGGGCAGGGTGACGGATTTGAAGGCCGGATGTTGCAGGTGCCGCAGTTTGGCGAACTCTTCGTTATTGAGGATGGGGCTTTTGAGTTCGATCAAACGGCACGACTCGGGCGTGGGTTGGAGCAAATTCCCCTCGCAACCAATGGTGGTGACCGTGGAAGTGACGATTTCCTCGCGGATGCAATCCAGGGGTGGATTGGTGACCTGGGCGAAGAGTTGCTTGAAATAGTTGTAGATGAGTTGCGGCTTGTTCGAGAGCACCGCGATGGGGGTATCGGTGCCCATCGAGCCCACGGCTTCCACACCATCGCGGGCCATGGGAACCATCAGGATCCGCAAGTCCTCAAACGTGTAACCGAAAGCCTGCTGCCGCTGCAGCACGGTCGCGTGACTGGGCTCGGGCAGATGGTCTGGATCGGCCAAGTCATCCAATTTGACCATGTTCCTTTTGATCCATTCGCCGTAGGGGTGTTCTCGGCAGAGCTGATCCTTGATCTCCTCATCGGCCACGATGCGGCCTTTTTCCATGTTGACCAGGAACATGCGTCCGGGCTGAAGCCGCCCTTTGGCCACGACGTTCTCCGGCTTGATTTCGAGCACACCCACCTCGCTCGCCATGATGACGAGGTCATCCTTCGTGACGTAGTAGCGCGAGGGCCGGAGTCCATTGCGGTCGAGGATGGCGCCAATGCAATTGCCGTCCGTGAAGGCGATGGAGGCCGGGCCGTCCCAAGGCTCCATGATGCAGGAATGGTACTCGTAGAACGCCCGGCGTTCGGGGGACATGGCATCATGGTATTGCCAGGGCTCGGGGATCATCATCATGACCGCGTGCGGAAGAGTGCGTCCGCCGAGGGTGAGCAGTTCGAGCACGTTATCGAACATCGCCGAGTCGGAGCCGTTCTGATTGATGATCGGCTTGATCTTGTCAATGTGGTCTCCGAAGAGTTCATGCGCGATCAACGATTCCCGGGCGTGCATCCAATTGATGTTGCCGCGCAAGGTGTTGATTTCGCCGTTGTGGGCGATATAGCGGTAAGGATGCCCGCGTTCCCAGGACGGGAACGTATTGGTGGAGAACCGGGAATGCACCAGGGCCAGGGCGGACTCCATGTCGGAATCGCGGAGGTCGGCAAAGTAGGCGCCGAGCTGCCCGGTGAGCAGCATGCCCTTGTAAACAAGCGTCTTGTAGGAGAGCGAGGCGATGTACCAGTACTCGCAATCGGGCCGCCCTGAATTCCGGATCTTGGTTGCGGCTTGTTTACGGATGACGTAGAGGCGGCGTTCGAACGTCATCTCGTTCTTGCACGAGGGGCCTCGTTTGATGAACACCATGGACATGAACGGCTCGGAGCGGAGTGCGGTGGCGCCGAGCATGGTGTTGTCACAGGGCACATCGCGCCAACCCAGAACGTCCTGGCCTTCTTCCGCGACGATGCGGTCGAAATCGCGCTGAAATTCTTTGCGGGTGGCAGCGTCTTTGGGCAGGAAAACGATGCCGGCCGCGTAACGTCCGGCGCTGGGCAGCTTGATCCCGGCGGCGGTGGCGGCCTTTTTGAGGAACTTATGGGGCATCTGCATGAGGAGGCCCGCCCCGTCGCCGGTGTTCTTTTCGGATCCGCAGGCCCCGCGGTGATCGAGGTTGTTGAGGATTTGCAACCCTTGGCGGATGATCGAGTTGGATTTCTTGCCCTTCATGTGGCAGATAAATCCCACCCCGCAAGCCTCGTGTTCGAACCAGGGGTCGTAGAGCCCTTGTTTGGGCGGGGGTCCTAACCGGAGCGAACCGCCTTGAGATTCGGGCTTCGTCTTCGCGTGCTGCATTGTACTTGGTGTGTCGTAACGTCCGTTCAAATCCTCAGACTCTTTGCAAATTCACGCGAGCGGCGCAATAGCGCACTTGTGTATTCCTGCGTCTAATTCAGCCCAGCGGGAAGGCTGATTCTCGGCTGAGGCGGTTTTTCGAAGGTTCAAGGACGCTGGGCTCCGAGAAAACACCATGGGGACAAACCGCGCACCGCGCCAACCCCACGAGAATAAAGTTCCTTGTCCTTGGATCAGGATGGGTCAACGGCTCTTGACGCACCGGAACCCGAGGTGGTTGCTGCCGGTGGAGACTTCACCCTTGCCGCGGGAGCCAATCATGTAGCGGGTGCAGTAGAGATCGGAACAAAGAAACGAACCACCGCGATGAACCCTCTTGGAGGCACCCGGTTCCACCGGATCGTAACTGTCGGACGGGCCCGTTGGATTGAGGGCGACGTTGTTGGAAGACGCGAGCAATGCGTAGTAATCCGGACGATACCAATCCGCACACCATTCCCAAACATTTCCAGCCATGTCGTAGAGTCCGAAAGGATTGGGAGGAAATTGCCCCACCGGGGCAGCGCCGGCAAAGCCGTCTTCCGCGGTGTCCGTGACCGGGAATGGGCCTTGCCAGATATTCGCCTGCCATTTTCCGCCGGGTTTCAATTCCGTTCCCCAGGCGTAAGGCTTTGCGGCCTCGCCCCCTCGGGCGGCAAATTCCCATTCCGCTTCGGTGGGCAGCCTCTTCCCCGCCCACCGGGCATAGGCCGCCGCGTCCTCGTGGGCGACATGAACGACGGGGTGCTTCTCGCGTCCGCGATAGCTGCTCCCCGGCCCGAATGGCTGCTTCCAGTTCGCTCCTTTCACATAACTCCACCAGAGCAAATGGTCGGTCAGGGGCACCGGTTCGGCGGTGGGTTGGAAGACCACGGATCCCGCGACCAAGTTTTCCGGAGGTGCGTCGGGAAAATCCTCCGGTTTCGGTGCTTTCTCCGCGACGGTAACATATCCGGTCGCCTCCACGAATTGGGCGAACTCTTCATTGGTGACCTCCGTGGCATCCATCCAAAACCCATCGACGCGGACTTGGTGAATGGGTCTGGCGTCCGTCATGCGGTCGGGTCCACCGCAAACCATGTCGGTGGGGTCAATGCTGCCCATGGAGAATTCACCCCCGGGAATCCACACCATCCCCGGAGGTGCGGGGACCGGTGGGGTGGCTTCACTGCTCCGGGTTGGCAGGAATGGCGTGCCGCCAGGGGCGCTCTTTTTTTGCGCGAAAGGGAACCCGAACCAGGCGAGCGCGAGGAGGAGAAGCAGGGGCAACCCGATTTTCGCGATCATGCGCATGCCGTCATTTTCACGGGCGCGGGACTTCTGGCGAGGAGTTTTTCGAACCCTGCGGCCTTGATGCGACGCAGGTCCATCCTTTGAATCCGGCACCGCAACGACGGAAGCTGCGGTCCGAAGTTCCGCCGCCCGTTGGAGTATCCCTCCAACCAAGAACGGATCTGCTGCAGGTACACGGCGGATGAGAGCGACAAGCTGCCCCCCAAGATGATCCGGCCCTCCACTTCAAGGGGCGCACTCTTGCCGCACGGACACTTTTCCCCGGGTGGCTTCGCCGGTGGAGGCTGGTTGCGAGTGTCGGCGGGTCAGTGCATGCGAAATCGCCCAGCAGGCCAGGAAAATCATGCCCGCGCACACCGCCATCATCGCGGCGGAACTGGTGGCTCCCAATTCAGGGTGCCCCACCCATTTTCCAATCCAGCGCGGTGCCGCAATCGCGCCCAGATGCCCGCCCAAGGCGCTGGCGGCAGCCAGGAGCATGGCCAATCCCAGCAAGAGGTGTAGTTTCCGGGTCAACAACGAAGCCGCGGCAGCCGGGACCACCAGCATCGCGATGACAAGAATGCTCCCGACACTTTCGAACGCCAACACCGTCGTGACTGAGGCGGAAAGCGTCAGACCGAGCCGAATTCGATCCGCCCGAAACCCGAGGGCGTCCGCCAAGGCGGGATCGAACGCGCTGATTCTCAGTTCTTTGTAGAAGACCGTCGCCAGGAGAAGATTGAAAAGAAGCAAACCACCGCTGATCCAAGTGATCCGGGGCACGGAGCGGGTGTCGATCACCGCCGTCTCGATCGCACCATACAACACACAGTCCGCGTCCAGATCGACCTTGTCGGAGGAGACCCGGATCAGAATCAAGCCCAGCGCAAAAAGCCCGCAGAACACCACGCCCAGCGCCGCGCCGCTCTCGACTTCCCCAAAACGTTCCACGGCCTGCGTCAGCCAGGCCGTGAGCAGGCCCGCAGCCACCGCGCCAGTCATCATCGGCAGCACATCCCGGGAACCCGTCAGGAGAAACGCCGCCGCGAGCCCCGGCAGCACGGCATGGCTGATGCCGTCCCCGAGCATGCTCTGCCGATTCAACATCAGGAAGGTGCCGGGCAATACGCAGGCCATTCCCAACAGGGCGCCCGTCACCACGATCCAGGTATCGAGTTCGGACCAATTCATGGTTTCTCCGGATCCAAAGGGACCAGCGCGTTTCCCGACCGGACCTCAAGTAATTCCTCCAAGTGATTCACGATCTCGGGTTCGATGACGTGCTCGATCTGGTCCGCGTTGTGGTGAATGTGTTGCGGCGCGACGTCTGCGTAATGCAGCAAGTAAGTCTCCCAGAGGCGGTGATTGCGCGTGACCCTTCTGGCTTCGAGTTTTCCCTGACCGGTAAGCTGGCAGGTGCCTGATTCCGGAATCCACTGAATCAAACCTTCCCCTTGGCCGAGCCGCCGCAGCCCGGTCCAGGTCGCCGGATCCCATCCGTTCATGGCACAGAGAGACGAGGCGGGCACCTGCCGCTCAAGCAGCCGTGCGGCTTCAAATCCGGGAGCCGTGGCGTGTTGTTCGCACCACTCGTAAATCGCGCGCAACAGGTGTTGGCGGCGGACGCGGAGGGAGACCTGCCTTTGGTGAAGCTTCTTCATCAATACGCCTCGCCGCAGGCCGAAGACCATGCTGATGGCGAACAGCGACAACGCCGCAAGAACAATGACCGCTCCCGCGGGCAGTTTGGGAATGCGGGAACTGATCCCAACCCCGATCAAACCGCTCGCTGCCCCAAAAACGCCCGCCAGGACGACCATGCGACCAAGCTGGTGGGTCCAAAACCGGGCGGCGGCGGCGGGAATGATGAGCATGGCCACCACCAGCAACAAGCCCACCGCCTGCAAGCCCACCACGGTCACCATCACGACCAGCCCCATCAGCAACAGATCGAGCCCGGCCAGCGGCCAGCCCTGGCTGCGGGCATAACTCTGGTCAAAACAAAGCAGCTTGAATTCCTTGAAAAGCAGGGCGCAGGTTCCCGCCACGATCAAGCTGGCCACCAGGATCAAACGGGCGTCTGAAGCCACCAGCGACGCCGCCTTGCCGTAAATGAAGTGCGTGAGGCCGGCCGCGTTGCCCGTGGGCAATTGCTGGATCAACACCAGGAACGCCATGCCCAATCCAAAGAAGACGCTGAGGACGATGGCGAGGGCCGCGTCATCCTTCACCCGGCTCCGGCTTCGAATCGCCACGACCGTCAGCATGCCAAGCACTCCGGTCACCGAGGCTCCCGCCAGCAGCCACGGCAAGGACCGGCCCGAGAAGCCGGAGGCCTCCGCGACAAGAAACGCGAGCGCGATGCCGGGCAGCGTGCAGTGGCTCAAGGTGTCGCTCAACAGGGAGCGTTTGCGCAGGAGCAGGAAGGCACCCGCCACGCCGCTCGCGAGCCCCAGCGCGGTGACTCCCGCGATGACCACGCGGGTGTTATATTCAAACCCCGTCATCCCCGGTGCTCCACCGTCACGCGCGCACGCTCCACCGCCTGGGCCGCCTCCTCCAGCAACGTGAGACGCGCTCCGTAAGTCTTGCGCAAATTCTCCGCCGTGAACACCTCCGCCACCGGACCCTGCGCGACCACCCGCATGTTGAGCAACGCCACATGGTCGAAGTACTCGGGAACCGTCGGCAGATCGTGATGAACACACACCACCGTCCGGCCCTCCGTCCGTAACGCGCGGAGCACCTCCACGATGGCCCGCTCCGTGGCGGCATCCACGCTCGCGAAGGGTTCGTCCATGAGATAAAGGTCCGCTTTTTGCGCGAGTGCCCGGGCCAGAAACACGCGTTGTTGCTGGCCGCCGGAAAGCTGGCTGATTTGCCGCCCGGCGTAGGCCTCCAATCCCACTTTGGCCAGCGCCATGGCCGCTTCATCGAAGTGCTTCTTCCTCACCGGAACACACCATCCCAATTTCCGGTAAAGGCCCATGGCTACCACATCCACCGCGCTGACGGGAAAATCCCAATCGACACTCTCCCGCTGCGGAACATAAGCCACGCGTGAACGAACCCTAGCGTAAGGCTCGCCAAAGAACTGGATCTTGCCGGAAGCGGCGGGAACCAAACCCAGCGCGGCCTTGAGCAAGGTGCTCTTGCCGGCACCGTTGGGTCCGACAATGGCCACCAGTTGGCCCGCGGGGGCCTCAAAATCCGCGTCCCAAACCACGACCTTGGTCTGGTAGGCCACGTTGAGGTCGCGAATGCTCAGCGGCGAAGCGAGAGGCGCCTTCACGGATGGGGCGAAAGTTTTCCGTTGAGGCCGCGCGCGGGAGCGTCCCCGCCGAGCGCGCGCGCAATCAAAGTGACGTTGTGGTCGATCATCCCCACATACGTGCCTTCGTAGCTTCCCGGTTTGCCCATGGCGTCGCTGAAAAGTTCGCCTCCGATGCGCACGGTGTGCCCGCGCGCGCGGCAACCCTCGATTAACGCCTTGATGTTCTTGTCCGACACGCTGGACTCGACAAAGAGGGCGGGAATTTTCCGCTTCACCATGTCTTCCACCAGCCGGTTGATGTCGGCCACCCCCGCCTCCGACTCGGTGCTGATCCCTTGAATGCCGCGAACCTCCAGGCCGTAGGCCCGGCCGAAGTAGTTGAATGCGTCATGAGCGGTGACGAGCACGCGGCGATCCTTGGGCACCGTGGCGAGAGAGCTGCGCGCGTAATCGTCGAGCCGCTGCAACTGCTCCAGGTAACGTTTCGCCCGGGTGGCGTAATCCTCGGCATGCGCGGGATCCACCGAGGACAACGATTGCGCGATGGCCCGGGTGGCGGCCATCCATCCCTGCACATCCATCCAGACATGGGGATCGGTGTGTCCCGCCATGTCCTCGGGCTCGAGCAAAAACTTTTCGTCGAGCAACTCGGTGACGGCGAAAACGGGCGTGCCCTTGCGGGCGATTTTCAGAAAGGTATCCGTCATGCGGCCTTCCAGCATCAGCCCGGAGTAGAACACGGCGTCGGCCTGGAGCAGTCGGTTCACGTCATCGCGGGTGGGCTTGTAGAGGTGGGGATCGACACCTTCCCCCATTAACCCGATGACCCGTGCGTGGGCGCCCGCCACTTCGCGCACCACGTCGGTCACCATCCCGCAGGTGGCCACGATCTGGTAAGGCCGGGGCAGTGGACGGGTCGCCGCCTCCAGGGCCAGGGCCAGCACGCTGGCCAGCAGCCCGGCGACCATCCCCCCGAGCGCCCGGCGCCGCTTATAGTCAGTGGTAGATCTCATAGTCTATACCATTAAATTTAGCGCATGCTAATTATCTTGCTCCGGATGTCAAGCGCGGTTTGAATGAACCGGACATGAAGCCGGGGACTCACCAGGCAAGACGGCGGACGCCGGGCAGCGCCACTGCGGCGCGCCACCGGAAGACCCGCCGCGACAACGCGTCGGAAGTGGCCGAGGACTACGTCGAGGCCATCGCCGGGCTCCTCCAAGCCCACGGCGAGGCCCGAGGGGTCGATCTGGCGCGCCACTTCGGCGTTTCCCCTGTGACCGTCATCCACACCATCGCCCGTCTCAAGAAGTCAGGCTTGGTTCGGAATGAACCTTATCGCGCGATTTTTCTGACGGACAAAGGCCGTCAACTCGCGATCCACTGTCAAAAACGGCACGAGCTGGTGAGCGCTTTCCTGTGTGCGCTCGGGGTTCCGGCGCCGGTGGCCGATCAAGACGCCGAGGGCATCGAGCACCACGTCAGCGCCGAGACGCTGGCCGCTTTCAAGAGCTGGATGGAACGCCACGCCGCCGGCGTGGAAGCAAACCACCGTTGATGTCGAGGCCGCCGTGCCCGCCCTTGCGTCCTCCTCTTCCCCCGCGGTGTTTCGCGCGGCGGCTCTGCGCAAGATTTATGGTGAGGGCTCCGCCGAGGTCCGCGCTCTCGACGGCGTTGATCTCGAGTTGTTCGAGGGCGAATTGGTCGTGTTGCTGGGACCTTCGGGCAGCGGGAAGACCACGCTCCTGAACCAGTTGGGAGGCCTGGACGTGCCCACCTCGGGAGAACTGTGGTACCACGGCATGAACCTGGCGTCCGCGGACGAGGAGGCTCTGACCCAATACCGGCGCGAGGGCGTCGGATTCATCTTCCAGTTTTACAATTTGATTCCGAGTCTGACGGCGCGGGAAAACGTCGCGTTGATCACCGACATCGCCTCGCATCCCATGCCCCCGGAGGAGGCGCTGGGCATGGTTCAGCTCGACCACCGGCTCGATCATTTTCCTGCCCAGCTTTCCGGAGGGGAAC
It encodes the following:
- a CDS encoding formylglycine-generating enzyme family protein, with translation MRMIAKIGLPLLLLLALAWFGFPFAQKKSAPGGTPFLPTRSSEATPPVPAPPGMVWIPGGEFSMGSIDPTDMVCGGPDRMTDARPIHQVRVDGFWMDATEVTNEEFAQFVEATGYVTVAEKAPKPEDFPDAPPENLVAGSVVFQPTAEPVPLTDHLLWWSYVKGANWKQPFGPGSSYRGREKHPVVHVAHEDAAAYARWAGKRLPTEAEWEFAARGGEAAKPYAWGTELKPGGKWQANIWQGPFPVTDTAEDGFAGAAPVGQFPPNPFGLYDMAGNVWEWCADWYRPDYYALLASSNNVALNPTGPSDSYDPVEPGASKRVHRGGSFLCSDLYCTRYMIGSRGKGEVSTGSNHLGFRCVKSR
- a CDS encoding metal ABC transporter permease; its protein translation is MNWSELDTWIVVTGALLGMACVLPGTFLMLNRQSMLGDGISHAVLPGLAAAFLLTGSRDVLPMMTGAVAAGLLTAWLTQAVERFGEVESGAALGVVFCGLFALGLILIRVSSDKVDLDADCVLYGAIETAVIDTRSVPRITWISGGLLLFNLLLATVFYKELRISAFDPALADALGFRADRIRLGLTLSASVTTVLAFESVGSILVIAMLVVPAAAASLLTRKLHLLLGLAMLLAAASALGGHLGAIAAPRWIGKWVGHPELGATSSAAMMAVCAGMIFLACWAISHALTRRHSQPASTGEATRGKVSVRQECAP
- a CDS encoding iron chelate uptake ABC transporter family permease subunit, producing the protein MTGFEYNTRVVIAGVTALGLASGVAGAFLLLRKRSLLSDTLSHCTLPGIALAFLVAEASGFSGRSLPWLLAGASVTGVLGMLTVVAIRSRSRVKDDAALAIVLSVFFGLGMAFLVLIQQLPTGNAAGLTHFIYGKAASLVASDARLILVASLIVAGTCALLFKEFKLLCFDQSYARSQGWPLAGLDLLLMGLVVMVTVVGLQAVGLLLVVAMLIIPAAAARFWTHQLGRMVVLAGVFGAASGLIGVGISSRIPKLPAGAVIVLAALSLFAISMVFGLRRGVLMKKLHQRQVSLRVRRQHLLRAIYEWCEQHATAPGFEAARLLERQVPASSLCAMNGWDPATWTGLRRLGQGEGLIQWIPESGTCQLTGQGKLEARRVTRNHRLWETYLLHYADVAPQHIHHNADQIEHVIEPEIVNHLEELLEVRSGNALVPLDPEKP
- a CDS encoding ABC transporter ATP-binding protein, whose amino-acid sequence is MKAPLASPLSIRDLNVAYQTKVVVWDADFEAPAGQLVAIVGPNGAGKSTLLKAALGLVPAASGKIQFFGEPYARVRSRVAYVPQRESVDWDFPVSAVDVVAMGLYRKLGWCVPVRKKHFDEAAMALAKVGLEAYAGRQISQLSGGQQQRVFLARALAQKADLYLMDEPFASVDAATERAIVEVLRALRTEGRTVVCVHHDLPTVPEYFDHVALLNMRVVAQGPVAEVFTAENLRKTYGARLTLLEEAAQAVERARVTVEHRG
- a CDS encoding manganese transporter — encoded protein: MRSTTDYKRRRALGGMVAGLLASVLALALEAATRPLPRPYQIVATCGMVTDVVREVAGAHARVIGLMGEGVDPHLYKPTRDDVNRLLQADAVFYSGLMLEGRMTDTFLKIARKGTPVFAVTELLDEKFLLEPEDMAGHTDPHVWMDVQGWMAATRAIAQSLSSVDPAHAEDYATRAKRYLEQLQRLDDYARSSLATVPKDRRVLVTAHDAFNYFGRAYGLEVRGIQGISTESEAGVADINRLVEDMVKRKIPALFVESSVSDKNIKALIEGCRARGHTVRIGGELFSDAMGKPGSYEGTYVGMIDHNVTLIARALGGDAPARGLNGKLSPHP
- the mntR gene encoding manganese-binding transcriptional regulator MntR, with amino-acid sequence MKPGTHQARRRTPGSATAARHRKTRRDNASEVAEDYVEAIAGLLQAHGEARGVDLARHFGVSPVTVIHTIARLKKSGLVRNEPYRAIFLTDKGRQLAIHCQKRHELVSAFLCALGVPAPVADQDAEGIEHHVSAETLAAFKSWMERHAAGVEANHR
- a CDS encoding ABC transporter ATP-binding protein, which encodes MPALASSSSPAVFRAAALRKIYGEGSAEVRALDGVDLELFEGELVVLLGPSGSGKTTLLNQLGGLDVPTSGELWYHGMNLASADEEALTQYRREGVGFIFQFYNLIPSLTARENVALITDIASHPMPPEEALGMVQLDHRLDHFPAQLSGGEQQRVAIARAIAKRPRVLLCDEPTGALDVKTGIVVLEAIDRVNRELGALTVIITHNAIMADMADRVLHFMDGKVHHITRNDRRAPVSGLKW